The proteins below are encoded in one region of Hordeum vulgare subsp. vulgare chromosome 3H, MorexV3_pseudomolecules_assembly, whole genome shotgun sequence:
- the LOC123443544 gene encoding uncharacterized protein LOC123443544 yields the protein MFRSRGIKSNSRSSSRARAPWYPTLSLPLAFDRSGNQPPLAGAPNQQQLRCTCYFVLQRDPVGDRHEADLTVAFRHAAAHPHGPAKAVVPRVIPSFPKRPMGGAPGVVGTPSTFVYGQELVASGPAASRPTHPRGPTGPASFLPPLFSLPSCFSFIYLRAPYLVFFLAEERLGTAASSTTRSSLIARPSYRHAHPRPCCSCASS from the coding sequence ATGTTCCGATCCAGAGGAATCAAGAGCAACAGCAGGAGCTCCTCCCGTGCCCGAGCTCCCTGGTACCCCACGTTGTCCCTGCCCTTGGCGTTCGACCGCTCCGGTAACCAGCCGCCGCTTGCTGGAGCACCAAATCAGCAACAGCTCCGCTGCACGTGCTACTTTGTCCTCCAGCGAGACCCTGTTGGCGACCGCCACGAGGCAGACCTCACCGTCGCCTTTCGCCATGCCGCGGCGCACCCACACGGTCCTGCCAAGGCCGTCGTACCTCGCGTCATCCCTAGCTTCCCCAAGCGCCCAATGGGAGGAGCCCCTGGAGTAGTCGGAACTCCCTCCACGTTCGTGTACGGGCAGGAGCTCGTCGCGAGCGGACCGGCCGCCTCCCGTCCAACGCATCCCCGAGGACCTACAGGACCAGCATCGTTCCTCCCGCCTCTCTTTTCTCTGCCCTCTTGCTTCTCTTTTATCTATCTTAGAGCTCCCTATCTCGTCTTCTTTCTTGCAGAAGAACGTCTAGGAACGGCCGCATCAAGCACCACCAGATCGAGTCTCATTGCTCGACCGAGCTACCGCCATGCACACCCGCGCCCCTGTTGTTCATGTGCGTCTTCGTAG
- the LOC123443546 gene encoding coatomer subunit beta-2 produces MDKPCTLLVHFDKGSAAMANEIKADLEGSDVAAKVEAMKRAVMLLLNGETLPTLFITVVRYVLPSEDHTIQKLLLLYLEIIDKRDAAGRVLPEMILICQNLRNNLQHPNEYIRGVTLRFLCRLSEPEVLEPLVPSILENLEHRHHFIRRHALSAISAIYRLPHGDQLIPDAPELVERALASEQDASARRNAFLMLCLCGQERAVAYLFSNSERVTEWPDLLQMAAVDLIRKVCRSPNRADKGRYIKIIISLLSSPSTAVVYECAGALVSLSSAPTAVRAAANNYCQLLTSQSDNNVRLILLDRLNELRTAHRDVMVDVVMDVLRALSSPNLDVKRKVLDLVLDLLTPRNVEEVVLYLKKEVVKTQSGELEKGGEYRQMLVQAIHACAVEYPEVAGSVVHLLMDFLGDTNVAAAVDVVLFVREIIETNPKLRVSMIQRLSDTFYQIRASRVCSIALWILGEYSLSLSEVESAITTIKHCLGDLPLFTLSEEGETADSSKPTQPMVNSVTVSSRRPVVLADGTYATQSAATEAISTPPVTAGSSASTLNLRSLILSGDFFLAAVVACTLTKLVLRLEEVQSSKIEANKACTGALLVMTSILQLGLSSYLPQPIDNDSYDRIVLCVRLLCNTGDDVRKIWLQSCRQSFAKMLAEKQFRETEEMKAKSQISHAQPDDLIDFYHLKSRRGMSQLELEDEVQDDLKAATGGFSKETDDANRLNRILQLTGFSDPVYAEAFVTVHHYDIVLDVTVINRTKETLQNLCLELATMGDLKLVDRPQNYTLAPESSKQIRANIKVSSTETGVIFGNIVYETSNVMERSVVVLNDIHIDIMDYISPATCADVTFRNMWAEFEWENKVAVNTVIQDEKEFLNHVIKSTNMKCLTPPSALDGECGFLAANLYAKSVFGEDALVNISIEKQVDGKLSGYIRIRSKTQGIALSLGDKITLKQKGGS; encoded by the exons ATGGACAAGCCGTGCACGCTGCTAGTCCACTTCGACAAGGGCTCCGCCGCCATGGCGAATGAGATCAAGGCGGATCTGGAGGGCAGCGACGTCGCCGCCAAGGTCGAGGCCATGAAGCGCGCCGTCATGCTCCTCCTCAATGGCGAGACCCTGCCGACGCTCTTCATCACCGTCGTCCGCTACGTCCTCCCCTCCGAGGACCACACCATCCAGAAGTTGTTGCtcctctacctcgagatcattgaCAAGCGCGATGCCGCTGGCCGCGTCCTCCCGGAGATGATCCTCATCTGCCAGAATCTCCGCAACAACCTGCAGCACCCCAATGAGTACATCCGCGGCGTCACGCTGCGGTTCCTCTGCCGCCTCTCCGAGCCGGAGGTGCTTGAGCCGCTCGTTCCTTCCATTCTCGAGAATCTCGAGCACCGCCACCACTTCATCCGCCGCCACGCGCTCTCCGCCATCTCGGCGATCTACCGCCTCCCACACGGCGACCAGCTCATCCCTGACGCTCCCGAGCTCGTTGAGCGCGCGCTTGCTTCTGAGCAGGACGCCTCCGCGCGGCGGAACGCTTTCCTCATGCTCTGCCTATGTGGGCAGGAACGTGCTGTTGCGTACCTATTCTCCAACTCCGAACGTGTTACCGAGTGGCCCGATCTCCTGCAGATGGCGGCGGTAGACCTCATCCGCAAGGTCTGCCGCTCTCCAAACCGTGCCGACAAGGGCAGGTATATCAAGATCATAATATCCCTTCTTTCTTCTCCCAGCACAGCTGTTGTTTATGAGTGTGCTGGGGCGCTGGTGTCCCTCTCCTCGGCGCCCACTGCTGTGCGTGCTGCCGCCAACAATTACTGCCAGCTCCTCACATCGCAGAGTGACAACAATGTGAGGCTCATTCTCCTGGACCGTCTGAATGAGCTGCGCACGGCACACCGGGATGTGATGGTGGATGTTGTGATGGATGTGCTGCGAGCACTTTCCAGCCCGAACCTAGATGTCAAGAGGAAAGTGCTGGATTTAGTGCTTGATCTGCTCACTCCTCGTAATGTGGAGGAGGTGGTGCTTTACCTCAAGAAGGAAGTGGTCAAGACACAATCAGGGGAACTTGAGAAGGGTGGCGAGTACCGCCAGATGCTGGTGCAAGCGATCCATGCATGTGCTGTAGAGTACCCAGAGGTAGCCGGGTCggtggtgcacctcctcatggACTTCCTTGGTGACACTAATGTCGCGGCAGCAGTTGATGTTGTGCTATTTGTGCGTGAAATCATTGAGACTAATCCCAagctgcgtgtttccatgatccaGAGACTCAGTGATACCTTTTATCAGATCCGGGCATCCCGTGTCTGTTCAATCGCTCTCTGGATCCTCGGGGAGTACTCCCTGTCGTTATCGGAAGTCGAGAGTGCCATTACTACCATCAAGCATTGCCTTGGGGATCTACCATTGTTCACTCTCTCAGAGGAAGGCGAGACAGCTGATTCCTCCAAGCCAACTCAGCCCATGGTGAACTCTGTCACTGTGTCTTCCAGGCGGCCTGTTGTTCTTGCAGATGGCACTTATGCCACACAGAGTGCTGCTACTGAGGCCATTTCGACTCCACCAGTTACTGCTGGATCATCGGCATCGACCCTGAATCTCAGATCACTCATTCTGTCAGGTGATTTCTTCTTGGCTGCGGTTGTTGCCTGTACGCTTACCAAATTGGTATTGAGGCTAGAGGAGGTGCAGTCATCAAAGATTGAAGCAAACAAGGCTTGTACTGGGGCCTTGCTGGTCATGACGTCCATTCTGCAGCTGGGGCTATCCTCGTACCTTCCCCAACCGATTGATAATGATTCATATGACAGGATCGTGCTTTGTGTGCGGTTGCTTTGCAATACCGGTGATGATGTCAGAAAGATCTGGCTGCAGTCATGTAGGCAGAGTTTTGCAAAGATGCTTGCTGAGAAGCAATTCAGGGAGACAGAAGAGATGAAAGCCAAATCACAGATCTCTCATGCCCAGCCAGATGATCTTATTGATTTCTACCACCTGAAGAGCAGAAGG GGCATGAGCCAGCTTGAGTTGGAAGATGAGGTCCAAGATGATTTGAAGGCTGCAACTGGTGGATTCAGTAAGGAAACAGATGATGCAAACAGACTTAACCGCATTCTTCAGTTGACTGGGTTCAGTGATCCTGTATATGCTGAAGCGTTTGTGACAGTTCATCATTATGATATTGTACTTGATGTTACTGTCATAAACCGTACAAAGGAGACCCTTCAGAACCTGTGTTTGGAATTAGCTACAATGGGAGACCTCAAGCTTGTTGACCGCCCTCAGAACTATACGTTGGCTCCTGAGTCAAGCAAGCAAATTCGTGCTAATATCAAGGTTTCTTCTACAGAGACTGGAGTCATATTTGGGAACATAGTCTACGAGACTTCCAATGTGATGGAAAGATCAGTGGTTGTCCTAAATGATATTCACATTGACATCATGGATTATATCTCACCTGCTACATGCGCAGATGTTACTTTCCGGAACATGTGGGCAGAATTTGAGTGGGAAaacaag GTTGCAGTTAATACAGTAATTCAAGATGAGAAGGAATTCTTGAATCATGTTATCAAGTCAACAAACATGAAGTGTCTAACACCACC GTCCGCGCTTGATGGCGAATGTGGTTTCCTTGCCGCAAATCTTTATGCAAAGAGCGTGTTTGGAGAAGATGCTTTGGTGAACATTAGCATTGAGAAGCAAGTTGATGGCAAGCTCAGCGGTTACATCAGAATAAGGAGCAAGACCCAAGGAATTGCACTCAGCTTGGGAGACAAGATTACCCTCAAGCAGAAGGGAGGCAGTTAA